In Sphingopyxis macrogoltabida, the sequence GTCCCGCCCAATTGTTCGGCGTCCATGATCGTCACCGCGCGGCTGTAGTAGCGCGTGACATCATGCCCGATGCCGATCGCGCACAGCTCGACCGGGGAGCGGTTCTCGATCCATTCGATCACCTGACGCAGATGCTGGTCGAGATAGGCGCCATGATTTACCGACAGCGTCGAATCGTCGACCGGCGCGCCGTCCGAAATCACCATCAGGATGCGGCGTTCCTCGGGACGATTGACGATCCGGTGGTGCGCCCACATCAGCGCCTCGCCGTCGATATTTTCCTTGAGCAGCCCCTCGCGCATCATCAGCCCCAGCGACTTGCGCGCGCGGCGATAGGGTTCGTCGGCGGGCTTGTAGATGATGTGGCGAAGGTCGTTGAGGCGGCCGGGATGGGCGGGGCGCCCTGCGGCTAGCCAGTCTTCGCGGCTCTGCCCGCCTTTCCATGTCCGCGTCGTGAAGCCGAGGATTTCGGTCTTCACGCCGCAGCGTTCGAGGGTGCGCGCGAGGATGTCGGCGCTGATCGCGGCGATGCTGATCGGCCGTCCGCGCATCGAGCCCGAATTGTCGATCAGCAGCGTGACGACGGTGTCGCGGAAATCGGTATCGCGCTCGATCTTGTAGCTGAGCGAATGGCCGGGCGAGACGATGACGCGCGCCAGCCGCGCGGCGTCGAGCTGGCCTTCCTCCTGATCGAAATCCCACGCGCGGTTCTGCTGGGCCATCAGGCGGCGCTGGAGGCGGTTGGCGAGCTTGGTCACCGCGCCCTGCAGATGCGCCATCTGCTGGTCGAGATAGGCGCGGAGCCGCGTCAGTTCGTCGGCGTCGCACAGTTCGGTGGCGAGGATGATCTCGTCATGCTTTTCGGTGAAGCGGACATAGTTGAAATCGGGAACGTCGGTCGGCAGGCGGTTGGGGCGCACGGGCAGCATGCCCTCGTCGCCTTCGCCGCCCATCTCGGGTTCGCCGTCGGCTTCCATTTCCTGCGCGTCGGGGTCGGTGTCGCCGTCGTCGGCCTGATCACCCGCCATTTCGGCGCGCGCGTCGACCTGGCTTTCCCCGGCGCCGCCTTCTTCGCTTTCCTGTTCCTCGGGCGATTTCTCGGCTTCGGACTGGTCCTCGTCACCGCCGTCCTCGGCGCCCTCCTCCATCGGCTCGTCGCCATAGATGAGGTCGAGGTGGCGGAGGGCGAGCTTCGCGGTCTCGGCGAACGCCGCCTGATCGTCGAGCAGCATCGACAGCGCGGTGATATCGGCGCCCGCGTCCTTGGCGATCCATTCGCGGACCAGCGACAGGCCGGTCTCGGTACCCTGCGGCGCCTGTTCGCCGGTCAGCGCCTCGCGCAGCATCAGTTCGAGCGCGCTCGACACCGGCACTTCGTCGCGGTTCTGCGCGCGGCTGATCGGGTCCGACCGCATCCGCATCGTCAGCGCCGCCGACAGATTGCCGCGCATCCCGTCCATGTGGCGCGCGCCCAGAGCTTCGATCCGTGCGCGTTCCATGGCGTCGAAAGCGGCGGCGGCAAGCGGTTCTGCCGGCCGCGCAGCGGCGTGCAGTTTCTCGCTGTGGTGCTTCATGCGCAAGGCGTAGCTGTCGGCGAAGCCGCGCGCTTCGGCGACCTGTTCGGCGGGCAGGGTGCGCGACGGGGTCGGCACCTTGATCGCCTTGCCGATCTGCGCCGGGGCGTCGGCGGTAAATCCGACCTCGACCTCGGCATCGCGGGTGACCGCGCGCGCGACGCTCGACAGCGCGGCCTTCAGATCGTCGAGGGGAGAGGAGGCAGACATCGAGTCGGCTCTAACCAGCTTTGCCGCGTGAAGGAAGAGCTACTCCTTCGTCACCCCGGATCCAGGGTAACGAAGTGGGTGTAGGTCGGGCGATAGCTATGCTCGCTTGACCCGGCACCGCAAGGGTTGCATCCGGCAACCTATGGTCTCCCCCGCTATCTCTCCCATGAAAAAGCCGTGGATCGTTATCCTCTGCGCCGCCTTCATCGTCACGCTGGCGATGGGCGTACGGCAGAGTTTCGGCCTGTTCCTGCCGCAGATGAGCGTCGATATCGGCATCAGCCGGTCGGACTTCGGCCTTGCGATGGCGCTCCAGAATCTGCTTTTCGGTCTTGTCCAGCCGTTCGTCGGCGCGCTCGCCGACAAGCATGGCGCCGGACGCGTCGTGCTCGCCGGGGCGCTGCTCTATGCGCTCGGACTGGTCGGGGCGGCCTTTGCGACCGATGCGATCGGGCTGCATATCAGCTTCGGAATCCTTATCGGCATGGCGCAGTCGGCGACGACGTTCGTCGTGGTGCTCGGCGCGGTCGGGCGCGTCGTTAGCCCCGAAAAGCGCAGCAGCGCTTTCGGTATGGTCACCGCAGGCGGTTCGCTCGGGCAATTCCTTGTCGTGCCGCTCGCCTCGATGCTGCTCGGCGATCTCGGCTATCACCAGACGCTGTGGATCATGGCGGGGCTGGTGGCGCTTTGCGGCCTGCTGGCCATCGGCGTTGCGGGCCGGACCGACAGCAATCCGGGTATAACCGCTGCCGTCGAACAGACGGCGCGCGAGGCACTCCGCGAAGCTGCGGTTCACCGTGGTTATTGGCTGCTCAACGCGGGCTTCTTCGTCTGCGGTTTCCATATCGCCTTTATCGCGACGCACCTGCCCGCCTATCTCGACGACAAGGGGCTCGGCATCGAAATCGGGGCGCAGGTGCTTGCGCTCGTCGGCCTGTTCAACATCCTCGGTTCCTACGTGTTCGGGCGCGCGGGCGACCTGATGCGCCAGAAATATGTACTGTCGGTGCTTTACGTCGCCCGCTCGGCGGTCATTGCGCTGTTTCTATTCCTGCCGCTGACCCATTGGACCGCGCTCGCTTTCGCGGGGGCGATGGGGTTCCTGTGGCTCGGCACCGTGCCGCTGACCAGCGGTATCGTCGGGCGCATCTTCGGCGTCCGCTATCTGTCGATGCTCTATGGCATCGTCTTCCTCAGCCATCAGGTCGGCAGCTTTTTCGGCGCGTGGATGGCGGGGCTGATCTTCGACGCCACCGGCAGCTACGATATCGCATGGGGCTTCGCGATCGCGCTCGGCCTGTTCGCCGGGATCGTCCACCTGCCGATCGCCGACGCGCCGGTCAAACGGCTGCAACCGGCATGAAGCTCGCTCGGCAGGACTGGGTGGCGCTCGGCCTGTTTGCCCTGATCGCGGTCGGCGGGCTGTGGCTGTGGACCGGCGAGGGGCCGGTCGTCTGGCTCGCCGATTTCGCGGTCCTCTGCGGTTTCGGCTGACCGCGCCTATTCGTTTTCGGAGCCGCCGGTGATGCGGTTGCAGATCAGGTCGTCTTCGGGCTTTGGGTTCCCGGGATCGGGCAGCAAGCGGAAGACATGGCCAAGCTGCGTCGCCGTCCGTTCGGGCCGCGTCCGTTTGCCTGCGACGACGTCGATGAAATCGCGGCACGCGACAGCGCTGCGCAGGAAATTGCTGTGCCCTGTCGATCCGCGCGATACGTCGGTCGTGTCGACGACGGTCATTCCCGAAATCGCGACCGGATAGCAGCGTTCGGGCAATCCCTTCGCCTTCAGATCGGCTGCCTCGAACGGGTCGAAGCAATAGGGCGAGCCGAGGCGCGGATAACCGTGCAGCGCGCGCGAGGCAGCGAGCGCCTTGTCGGCGCGCGAGACATAGACGGTGATCCGCCGGTCGCGCGCGACGCGCCGCGCCGACAACACCTCTTCCTCGATATCGCGCTCGAACGTCTCGCGGTCGATGTCGGGCGAGGCGAGGATGATGTTCGAGATATTGCTGCTGTCGGCGCTGCTCGACGTGCGGTCGACATAGGAAATCGCGGGGATCACCAGCCGCGCGCCGAGCGAGTGCGAGACGATGACGATTTCCTTCACCCAGCTCTGTTCGGCGAGCGACTTCAGGAAGATGCGGAAATTGCGCACGTCGTGGTACATGTTGGTTTCGTCGACGACATAGCCGAGCACCTTGTGCTGCGATGGCCAGCTATAGGCGATAACCGGCCCGTCGAAGCCGGTCATCCGGGCGATCTGCGCGGCATCCTTCGTCGTCGTCTCGAAATTCTCGCGATAGCCATGGACATAGAGCAGGACGCGGCCTTGGCGCCGGTCGGTTTCGGCGCGCAGCGCCGCCCACCAGTCGGCGTCGGTCTGGAAGGCGAGCGGAGTCAGAAACTCCTTCTTCTTGGCGATCTCGACATCGCGTGGCGGGGCGAAACGCCCGTAACGCACCTTGTCGCCGCGATATTGCAGCAGGCGGATATCGGCAGTGCGGCAGTCGGGCAGGCGGCTCGTCGCGAAGAACAAAGGCAGCGCTTCGCCATCGACCGCGGCGCCGGGCTGCGCGGTGCAGCGGGGATCGGCGACATAATCGGCGTGGCGGACCTTGCCATAGTCGACCGGAGTGATGCAGCCGCCGAGCAGCAGTGCGGTCAGGATCGCAGGAAAGGGCGTCGTTCGCATGGCGGCTTCCATCTTCGGTCCGGCGCGTCGCGCGATGCTGGCAGGAGAACATCGCCTTTGGAAGGCGAAAACGGCAGCGTCAAGGAGTATTGATCGAATAACACACTTCGCTTATCGAGAGACCGCAGGCGCCGTGCAGACGCCGGTTTGGGGGAGATGTCCGTGTCGCTGTTCGCCGCCCTGCTGCTGGTCACCGCCGCCAGCCCGCCGCTGCCCTATGAACCGGCTTTCGACCCTCGCGACCTCAAGGCGGGGGTGGCGGGGGAGGTCGGCGAAGCGCTCGTCCTCGGCACCCCGCATCTTTCGGGCCTGCCCGACAGCTTCGCTCCCGAAAGCCTCGAGCCGCTGCTGGCGCGGCTCGCGGCGTGGAAGCCGGGGATCATCGCGGTCGAGGGATTGTCGGGCCGCGATTGCGAGCTGCTTATGCGCTACAAGCCGCTCTATCCGGGGGCATCGGACTATTGCTGGGATCCCGCGCCCGCGCAGAAGGTGATCGGTCTCGATATGGTGGCAGCAACGGTGGAGGCGGAGCGCCTGCTGGCCGCCTGGCCCGCACAGCCCGCGCCGGGCGACCGCCGTCGCCTTGCGGGACTGTTTCTCGCCGGCGGCGAACCGGCCTCTGCGCTTGTCCAGTGGCTGCGGCTTCCCGCAGACGAACGCCGCGCGGGCGATGGCCTCGACGACACGCTCGTCGCGGCGCTCGAAAAGCTGCGGACGCGCCGTAACGAGAATTTTCTCCTCGGGTCGGTGCTCGCCGCCCGGCTGGGGTTGGAGCGCGTCTACGCGGCCGACTACCACAGCGCCGACGCGACGACGGCGTCGCTCGACAAAGATCCGGGCTATGCGGCGGCGATGCAGCGTATCTGGGAAACGCCGCAGCTCAAGGACCGGATCGCCGCCGAAAAGGCGCTGGAGGCAAAGCTCGATGGCGACGGGGTGATGGCGCTCTATCGCTTCTATAATCGCCCTTCGACGATGCGCCTCGCCTTCGACACCGATTTCGGTCCCGCGCTCGCCGATGCCACGCCGCAAAACTATGGACGCCGCTACACCGGCTGGTGGGAGGTGCGGAACCT encodes:
- the cobT gene encoding cobaltochelatase subunit CobT, yielding MSASSPLDDLKAALSSVARAVTRDAEVEVGFTADAPAQIGKAIKVPTPSRTLPAEQVAEARGFADSYALRMKHHSEKLHAAARPAEPLAAAAFDAMERARIEALGARHMDGMRGNLSAALTMRMRSDPISRAQNRDEVPVSSALELMLREALTGEQAPQGTETGLSLVREWIAKDAGADITALSMLLDDQAAFAETAKLALRHLDLIYGDEPMEEGAEDGGDEDQSEAEKSPEEQESEEGGAGESQVDARAEMAGDQADDGDTDPDAQEMEADGEPEMGGEGDEGMLPVRPNRLPTDVPDFNYVRFTEKHDEIILATELCDADELTRLRAYLDQQMAHLQGAVTKLANRLQRRLMAQQNRAWDFDQEEGQLDAARLARVIVSPGHSLSYKIERDTDFRDTVVTLLIDNSGSMRGRPISIAAISADILARTLERCGVKTEILGFTTRTWKGGQSREDWLAAGRPAHPGRLNDLRHIIYKPADEPYRRARKSLGLMMREGLLKENIDGEALMWAHHRIVNRPEERRILMVISDGAPVDDSTLSVNHGAYLDQHLRQVIEWIENRSPVELCAIGIGHDVTRYYSRAVTIMDAEQLGGTMVEQLAGLFDID
- a CDS encoding MFS transporter; translation: MKKPWIVILCAAFIVTLAMGVRQSFGLFLPQMSVDIGISRSDFGLAMALQNLLFGLVQPFVGALADKHGAGRVVLAGALLYALGLVGAAFATDAIGLHISFGILIGMAQSATTFVVVLGAVGRVVSPEKRSSAFGMVTAGGSLGQFLVVPLASMLLGDLGYHQTLWIMAGLVALCGLLAIGVAGRTDSNPGITAAVEQTAREALREAAVHRGYWLLNAGFFVCGFHIAFIATHLPAYLDDKGLGIEIGAQVLALVGLFNILGSYVFGRAGDLMRQKYVLSVLYVARSAVIALFLFLPLTHWTALAFAGAMGFLWLGTVPLTSGIVGRIFGVRYLSMLYGIVFLSHQVGSFFGAWMAGLIFDATGSYDIAWGFAIALGLFAGIVHLPIADAPVKRLQPA
- a CDS encoding alpha/beta hydrolase, producing the protein MRTTPFPAILTALLLGGCITPVDYGKVRHADYVADPRCTAQPGAAVDGEALPLFFATSRLPDCRTADIRLLQYRGDKVRYGRFAPPRDVEIAKKKEFLTPLAFQTDADWWAALRAETDRRQGRVLLYVHGYRENFETTTKDAAQIARMTGFDGPVIAYSWPSQHKVLGYVVDETNMYHDVRNFRIFLKSLAEQSWVKEIVIVSHSLGARLVIPAISYVDRTSSSADSSNISNIILASPDIDRETFERDIEEEVLSARRVARDRRITVYVSRADKALAASRALHGYPRLGSPYCFDPFEAADLKAKGLPERCYPVAISGMTVVDTTDVSRGSTGHSNFLRSAVACRDFIDVVAGKRTRPERTATQLGHVFRLLPDPGNPKPEDDLICNRITGGSENE
- a CDS encoding DUF5694 domain-containing protein produces the protein MSVSLFAALLLVTAASPPLPYEPAFDPRDLKAGVAGEVGEALVLGTPHLSGLPDSFAPESLEPLLARLAAWKPGIIAVEGLSGRDCELLMRYKPLYPGASDYCWDPAPAQKVIGLDMVAATVEAERLLAAWPAQPAPGDRRRLAGLFLAGGEPASALVQWLRLPADERRAGDGLDDTLVAALEKLRTRRNENFLLGSVLAARLGLERVYAADYHSADATTASLDKDPGYAAAMQRIWETPQLKDRIAAEKALEAKLDGDGVMALYRFYNRPSTMRLAFDTDFGPALADATPQNYGRRYTGWWEVRNLRMVANVRAAMAERPGTRTLAIVGASHKGYFEAYLAMMHDVRLVDAETLLK